A part of Streptomyces sp. NBC_00557 genomic DNA contains:
- a CDS encoding RICIN domain-containing protein, translated as MRTTRSRTAVAATIAGALLALASPALAHAEAPQTNDPKPTRLPAVEASRIKNLKSGKYLQAASTTNGAKVTQQPYNSDTTLQTWETYLFSDYYTFENFGAGKNLGIDGASTASGATAIIANGSSDLNQDWIVDWSVYDGNHFALKNRKSGLCLGISGASTATGAQAAQFRCDGSTNQGWSWA; from the coding sequence ATGCGCACAACACGTAGCAGAACGGCAGTTGCGGCGACGATCGCGGGAGCGCTGCTGGCGTTAGCCAGTCCTGCGCTCGCTCATGCAGAGGCGCCGCAGACCAACGACCCGAAGCCGACCAGGCTCCCGGCCGTCGAGGCTTCGCGGATCAAAAACCTCAAGTCCGGAAAGTATTTGCAGGCCGCGAGCACCACGAACGGCGCCAAGGTCACCCAGCAGCCCTACAACAGCGACACCACGCTGCAGACGTGGGAGACCTACCTCTTCAGCGATTACTACACATTCGAGAACTTCGGCGCCGGGAAGAACCTCGGCATCGATGGTGCCAGCACCGCCTCCGGCGCCACAGCCATCATCGCGAACGGCTCCAGCGACCTGAACCAGGACTGGATCGTGGACTGGAGCGTCTACGACGGGAACCACTTCGCACTCAAGAACCGCAAGAGTGGCCTGTGCCTGGGCATTTCCGGAGCCAGCACCGCCACCGGGGCTCAGGCCGCTCAATTCCGCTGCGACGGATCGACCAACCAGGGCTGGTCCTGGGCGTGA
- a CDS encoding ribokinase codes for MFDYDLLVVGSANADLVIDVERRPAAGETVLGGDLAVHPGGKGANQAVAAARLGADTALLARVGDDAHGRLLLDSLRAAGVDTVGVLVGEAPTGVALITVDPSGDNSIVVSPGANARLAPADVRTAVSLFLASRVVSTQLEIPLETVVEVVRNLAPGSRLVLNPSPPRPLPTEVLAACDPLIVNEHEARVILGGACVSEDPEDWARLLLAKGPRSVVVTLGAEGALVCDSSGVARVASVKVDAVDTTGAGDAFTAALAWRLATGADLADAAAYAARVGAAAVTRRGAQESYPTPEQVETL; via the coding sequence ATGTTCGACTACGACCTGTTGGTCGTGGGTTCGGCCAACGCCGACCTGGTGATCGACGTCGAGCGGCGGCCCGCCGCCGGTGAGACGGTGCTCGGCGGCGACCTGGCCGTCCACCCGGGCGGCAAGGGCGCGAACCAGGCGGTGGCCGCGGCCCGGCTCGGCGCGGACACGGCCCTGCTGGCCCGGGTCGGCGACGACGCGCACGGCCGGCTGCTCCTGGACTCGCTGCGCGCGGCCGGCGTCGACACGGTGGGCGTGCTGGTGGGCGAGGCGCCGACGGGCGTCGCGCTGATCACCGTGGACCCCTCCGGGGACAACAGCATCGTGGTGTCGCCCGGCGCCAACGCCAGGCTCGCCCCGGCGGACGTGCGGACGGCGGTGAGCCTGTTCCTCGCCTCCCGTGTGGTCTCGACGCAGCTGGAGATCCCGCTGGAGACGGTCGTGGAGGTCGTGCGGAACCTGGCCCCCGGCAGCCGTCTCGTGCTGAACCCGTCCCCGCCGCGCCCCCTGCCGACCGAGGTGCTCGCGGCCTGCGACCCGCTGATCGTCAACGAGCACGAGGCCCGGGTGATCCTCGGCGGCGCGTGCGTCAGCGAGGACCCCGAGGACTGGGCCCGCCTGCTGCTGGCCAAGGGGCCGCGCTCGGTGGTGGTCACGCTGGGCGCGGAGGGCGCGCTGGTGTGCGACTCCTCAGGAGTGGCGCGGGTGGCGTCGGTGAAGGTGGACGCGGTGGACACCACGGGCGCCGGGGACGCGTTCACAGCCGCGCTCGCCTGGCGGCTGGCGACGGGCGCGGACCTGGCTGACGCGGCGGCGTACGCGGCCCGGGTGGGCGCGGCGGCCGTCACCAGACGGGGCGCGCAGGAGTCGTACCCGACACCGGAGCAAGTCGAGACGCTGTGA
- a CDS encoding acyltransferase family protein produces the protein MARAYRRPHGAAPAEAAVCGERGAQRKGRTISVNSSHPVSSSLDLAAPMGQEAKASGTQDRRQLVGLDGLRGLAALYVVLFHCWLYTFPGFPDSSAPPWLEGLMFGRLAVVFFLVLSGFSLAVSPARHGWRSGGVGRFLRRRAWRILPPYWAALAMSLIISWFIVPASHSGPPTGTSILVYGLVAQDMVTAPTPNGAFWSIGVEAELYLLFPLLLFVRRRVGAAVLVACVTVPVILRGLAAANASPVEGDNWLAPHLAPVFVAGLVGAAVVTASDRVRRLPWGWFAVLAALPVLALGVTQGSVWTVKHYFWIDIAIAPAMSMLLAAVATGRPAILVRLLTARPIRSLGSFSYSLYLIHLPIVMTVVRRVAPRFFSPGLPVFWFTLSVALPVSVLGAWLFSKIFEMPFKRNRSWRSLIEALSRGA, from the coding sequence GTGGCACGCGCATATCGCCGGCCGCACGGTGCAGCGCCTGCCGAGGCGGCGGTGTGCGGCGAACGCGGTGCTCAGAGAAAGGGTCGAACGATTTCAGTGAATTCGAGTCATCCGGTCAGCAGTTCTCTAGACCTGGCCGCGCCGATGGGACAGGAGGCGAAGGCGAGCGGTACACAAGACCGGCGGCAGCTGGTGGGCCTGGATGGTCTCCGCGGCCTGGCGGCCTTATACGTGGTCCTGTTCCACTGCTGGCTGTACACCTTCCCGGGATTTCCCGACAGCTCGGCACCTCCCTGGCTGGAGGGTCTCATGTTCGGGCGCCTGGCCGTCGTCTTCTTCCTGGTGCTCTCCGGCTTTTCCCTGGCGGTCTCTCCGGCCCGTCACGGCTGGCGTTCGGGCGGCGTCGGTCGGTTTCTGCGCCGTCGTGCCTGGCGCATCTTGCCGCCGTATTGGGCGGCGCTGGCCATGAGCCTGATCATTTCCTGGTTCATCGTGCCGGCTTCGCATTCCGGCCCGCCTACTGGCACGTCAATTCTGGTGTACGGCCTCGTCGCTCAGGACATGGTTACCGCCCCCACGCCGAACGGCGCGTTCTGGTCGATCGGAGTGGAGGCCGAACTCTATCTCCTCTTCCCTCTTCTCCTTTTTGTTCGGCGACGCGTGGGGGCGGCGGTCCTGGTCGCGTGCGTGACTGTTCCGGTGATCCTCCGTGGCTTGGCGGCAGCGAACGCTTCTCCCGTGGAAGGCGACAACTGGCTCGCTCCGCACCTCGCTCCCGTGTTCGTCGCAGGCCTGGTAGGCGCCGCGGTCGTCACCGCTTCGGACCGGGTCCGACGTCTGCCATGGGGATGGTTCGCCGTCCTGGCGGCGCTGCCAGTCCTGGCTCTCGGCGTCACGCAGGGTTCTGTTTGGACGGTGAAGCATTATTTCTGGATAGACATCGCCATCGCCCCTGCCATGTCGATGCTGCTCGCTGCGGTCGCCACCGGCAGGCCCGCCATCCTTGTGCGGCTCCTTACTGCGCGCCCCATTCGAAGTCTCGGCAGCTTCTCATACAGCCTTTACCTGATCCATCTGCCCATCGTGATGACAGTGGTACGCCGCGTGGCACCCCGCTTTTTCTCGCCAGGCCTGCCCGTCTTCTGGTTCACGCTCAGCGTGGCCCTCCCAGTCTCGGTGCTCGGGGCATGGCTCTTTTCCAAGATCTTCGAGATGCCGTTCAAGCGGAACAGGTCATGGAGGTCCTTGATCGAAGCCCTGTCGCGCGGCGCGTGA
- a CDS encoding helix-turn-helix domain-containing protein: MSVDRRPRTPREKYGEELRLRRIAGGLTQEQLGEVIVCSPTLISHYESGRRLPKPDDARRIDQALKTDGFFERWLEDLESKYTDHFAAVAELEQQATLIQQFALSLVPGILQTDDYARALFCAYRPNYTAEELDEFVVIRTKRRRILDGPSHPVAWTLLDEAVLRRRVGGPQAMAEQLRRIGDMAETGRLRLHVLPYGVGAHALMQSLLTLMSFQDSAPVAYVEGFLTGNLMDDPALVSTCQTAYALALSDALSHQESLALVRAAAEEHVHVQQ; this comes from the coding sequence ATGAGCGTTGACCGCAGGCCGAGGACGCCGCGCGAGAAGTACGGGGAGGAGCTGAGGCTGCGGCGGATCGCCGGCGGACTCACCCAGGAACAGCTGGGCGAAGTGATCGTGTGCTCACCCACACTGATCAGTCACTACGAGTCGGGCAGGAGGCTGCCCAAGCCCGATGACGCGCGGCGGATCGACCAGGCGCTCAAGACGGACGGGTTCTTCGAGCGGTGGTTGGAGGATCTGGAGTCGAAGTACACCGACCATTTCGCCGCCGTCGCCGAGCTCGAGCAACAGGCCACGTTGATCCAGCAGTTCGCACTGTCACTGGTTCCCGGCATCCTGCAGACCGATGACTACGCGCGGGCCCTCTTCTGCGCCTACCGGCCGAACTACACCGCCGAGGAACTTGACGAGTTCGTCGTCATCCGAACAAAACGCCGTCGCATCCTCGACGGACCCTCGCATCCTGTCGCCTGGACGTTGCTCGACGAGGCTGTTCTCCGCCGACGTGTCGGCGGGCCACAGGCCATGGCGGAACAACTGCGCAGGATCGGGGACATGGCCGAGACAGGGCGACTACGTCTGCACGTCCTGCCGTACGGCGTAGGAGCACACGCGCTCATGCAGAGCCTGCTCACCCTCATGAGCTTCCAGGACTCCGCTCCGGTCGCGTACGTCGAGGGTTTTCTGACCGGCAACCTGATGGATGATCCGGCCCTGGTGAGTACCTGCCAGACCGCTTACGCTCTGGCCCTGAGCGACGCGTTGTCGCACCAGGAGTCACTCGCCCTCGTCAGGGCGGCAGCGGAGGAACACGTACATGTCCAGCAGTGA
- the recD2 gene encoding SF1B family DNA helicase RecD2: MAREAGTQGGERRLAVLEGVLERITYANEENGYTVARVDTGRGGGDLLTVVGALLGAQVGESLRMEGRWGSHPQYGKQFHVENYTTVLPATVQGIRRYLGSGLVKGIGPVFADRITQHFGLDTLRVIEEEPKRLIEVPGLGPKRTKKIADAWEEQKAIKEVMLFLQTVEVSTSIAVRIYKKYGDASIQIVKEQPYRLAADVWGIGFLTADKIAQSVGIPHDSPERVKAGLQYALSQSADQGHCFLPEERLISDAVKLLAVDTGLVIECLAELAAVPDDGGDPGVVREKVPGPDGDGAEPVTAVYLVPFHRAEQSLSAQLLRLLRTDEDRMPAFRDVDWAKALGWLKGRTGADLAPEQEAAVRLALTEKVAVLTGGPGCGKSFTVRSIVELARAKRAKVLLAAPTGRAAKRLAELTGAEASTVHRLLELKPGGDAAYDRDRPLDADLVVVDEASMLDLLLANKLVKAVPPGAHLLFVGDVDQLPSVGAGEVLRDLLAEGSPVPAVRLTRVFRQAQQSGVVTNAHRINAGQHPLTDGLKDFFLFVEDDTEAAGRLTVDVAARRIPAKFGLDPRRDVQVLAPMHRGPAGAGALNGLLQQAITPGRPDQPEKRSGGRVFRVGDKVTQIRNNYEKGKNGVFNGTVGVVTSLDPVDQRLTVLTDEDEEVPYEFDELDELAHAYAVTIHRSQGSEYPAVVIPVTTGAWMMLQRNLLYTAVTRAKRLVVLVGSRKAIGQAVRTVSAGRRCTALDFRLRGG, encoded by the coding sequence ATGGCTCGAGAGGCGGGGACCCAGGGCGGTGAGCGGCGGCTCGCCGTGCTCGAGGGTGTGCTGGAACGGATCACGTACGCCAACGAGGAGAACGGCTACACCGTCGCCCGGGTCGACACGGGCCGAGGCGGCGGGGACCTGCTCACCGTCGTCGGCGCGCTGCTCGGCGCCCAGGTCGGGGAGTCGCTGCGCATGGAGGGGCGCTGGGGCTCCCACCCGCAGTACGGCAAGCAGTTCCACGTCGAGAACTACACGACGGTCCTGCCCGCCACGGTCCAGGGCATCCGGCGTTACCTCGGCTCGGGTCTGGTGAAGGGGATCGGGCCCGTCTTCGCCGACCGGATCACCCAGCACTTCGGGCTCGACACCCTCCGCGTCATCGAGGAGGAGCCGAAGCGCCTCATCGAGGTCCCCGGCCTCGGGCCCAAGCGGACCAAGAAGATCGCCGACGCCTGGGAGGAGCAGAAGGCGATCAAGGAGGTCATGCTCTTCCTGCAGACCGTCGAGGTGTCCACGTCCATCGCCGTGCGGATCTACAAGAAGTACGGCGACGCGTCCATCCAGATCGTCAAGGAGCAGCCGTACCGCCTCGCCGCCGACGTCTGGGGCATCGGCTTCCTCACCGCCGACAAGATCGCCCAGTCCGTCGGCATCCCGCACGACAGCCCCGAAAGGGTCAAGGCGGGGCTGCAGTACGCCCTGTCCCAGTCCGCCGACCAGGGGCACTGCTTCCTGCCCGAGGAGCGGCTGATCTCCGACGCGGTGAAGCTGCTCGCCGTGGACACCGGCCTGGTCATCGAGTGCCTCGCCGAGCTGGCCGCGGTCCCGGACGACGGCGGCGACCCGGGTGTCGTACGGGAGAAGGTGCCCGGACCGGACGGCGACGGCGCCGAACCGGTGACCGCCGTCTACCTCGTCCCGTTCCACCGCGCCGAGCAGTCCCTCTCCGCTCAGCTGCTGCGTCTGCTGCGGACGGACGAGGACCGGATGCCGGCCTTCCGGGACGTGGACTGGGCGAAGGCCCTCGGCTGGCTGAAGGGCCGTACCGGCGCCGATCTCGCCCCGGAGCAGGAGGCGGCCGTCCGGCTCGCGCTCACCGAGAAGGTCGCCGTCCTCACCGGCGGGCCCGGCTGCGGCAAGTCCTTCACCGTGCGCTCGATCGTGGAGCTGGCCCGCGCCAAGCGCGCCAAGGTGCTGCTCGCCGCCCCCACCGGCCGGGCCGCGAAACGGCTGGCCGAGCTGACCGGCGCCGAGGCCTCCACCGTCCACCGGCTGCTGGAGCTCAAGCCGGGCGGGGACGCGGCGTACGATCGGGACCGCCCGCTCGACGCCGACCTGGTCGTGGTCGACGAGGCCTCCATGCTGGACCTGCTGCTGGCGAACAAGCTGGTGAAGGCCGTGCCGCCCGGCGCCCATCTGCTCTTCGTCGGCGACGTCGACCAGCTGCCCAGCGTCGGCGCGGGCGAGGTGCTGCGGGACCTGCTCGCCGAGGGCAGCCCCGTGCCCGCCGTCCGGCTCACCCGGGTCTTCCGGCAGGCCCAGCAGTCCGGCGTCGTCACCAACGCGCACCGGATCAACGCCGGGCAGCATCCGCTCACCGACGGCCTGAAGGACTTCTTCCTCTTCGTGGAGGACGACACCGAGGCCGCCGGCCGGCTCACCGTGGACGTGGCCGCGCGGCGGATTCCGGCCAAGTTCGGGCTCGACCCGAGGCGGGACGTCCAGGTCCTCGCCCCCATGCACCGGGGACCGGCCGGCGCCGGGGCGCTCAACGGGCTGCTCCAGCAGGCCATCACCCCCGGCCGGCCCGATCAGCCCGAGAAGCGGTCCGGCGGCCGGGTCTTCCGCGTCGGCGACAAGGTCACCCAGATTCGCAACAATTACGAGAAAGGGAAGAACGGTGTCTTCAACGGCACCGTGGGCGTCGTCACCTCGCTCGACCCGGTCGACCAGCGGCTCACGGTGCTGACGGACGAGGACGAGGAGGTGCCGTACGAGTTCGACGAACTGGACGAGCTGGCCCATGCGTACGCGGTGACCATCCACCGTTCGCAGGGAAGTGAATATCCTGCCGTGGTGATTCCCGTCACCACCGGGGCATGGATGATGCTGCAGCGGAACCTGCTGTACACGGCGGTGACACGGGCGAAGAGGCTGGTCGTCCTCGTCGGTTCACGCAAGGCGATCGGACAGGCGGTGCGCACGGTGTCGGCGGGGCGGCGCTGCACGGCACTGGACTTCCGGCTGCGCGGCGGCTGA
- a CDS encoding RICIN domain-containing protein, whose protein sequence is MSTTPIRSAVTAVLVGTLMAVASPAIAHAQSSQNTDWRQPLPSSQVLNGNLFGIKASGIGIGNLKSKKFLQANSTANGARVVQQPGNSANPLQNWAAVNDSPYTSFENVAAGRNLGIDGASTASGAAAIIANGAGDANQDWKLVPVAGYPDGYFAMKNRKSGLCLGISGASTANGAQAAQFPCDGSANQGWALFNP, encoded by the coding sequence ATGAGCACAACACCCATCAGGAGTGCTGTAACAGCGGTCCTCGTCGGCACGCTGATGGCGGTCGCCAGTCCGGCGATCGCACACGCCCAGTCATCGCAGAACACCGACTGGCGTCAGCCCTTACCGTCCTCGCAGGTGCTCAACGGCAACCTCTTCGGCATCAAGGCTTCCGGCATCGGGATTGGGAACCTCAAGTCCAAGAAGTTCCTCCAGGCCAACAGCACCGCCAACGGTGCCAGAGTCGTTCAGCAGCCGGGGAACTCCGCCAACCCGCTCCAGAACTGGGCTGCTGTCAACGACAGCCCGTACACCAGCTTCGAGAACGTTGCCGCCGGCAGAAACCTCGGCATCGACGGTGCCAGCACCGCCTCCGGAGCGGCGGCCATCATCGCGAATGGTGCCGGGGACGCCAACCAGGACTGGAAGCTTGTGCCGGTCGCCGGCTACCCCGACGGTTACTTCGCGATGAAGAACCGCAAGAGCGGTCTGTGTCTCGGCATCTCCGGAGCCAGTACAGCCAACGGCGCACAGGCCGCGCAGTTCCCCTGCGACGGATCGGCCAACCAGGGCTGGGCCCTGTTCAATCCCTGA